In a genomic window of Victivallis lenta:
- a CDS encoding NAD-dependent epimerase/dehydratase family protein, whose protein sequence is MMRRIAVTGAGGFIGGALALRIDREAGFGAVRIVRDDFSRGLLPEKLAGCEAVVHLAGESRSTDPEALFRTNLALTEQVAAAVRKTPGIRRVLFGSTTHEAKESPYHASKREGRARFDALAAELGIESVGVLMPNAFGPGGRPFYNSVVSTFCKLRAEGRPLEVHPGAGSVKLIAVDTLAEALFRLAVEPAPENPAVIPHEYEMEVAGIARLLESFDPEIRPEGKFEFDLWKCFRSYIR, encoded by the coding sequence ATGATGCGCCGCATAGCAGTCACCGGCGCAGGCGGTTTCATCGGCGGTGCGCTGGCGCTGCGGATCGACCGTGAAGCCGGATTTGGTGCGGTGCGGATCGTCCGCGACGATTTCAGCCGCGGTCTCCTGCCGGAAAAGCTGGCCGGCTGCGAAGCGGTCGTCCACCTGGCGGGAGAGAGCCGGAGCACCGATCCGGAGGCGTTGTTCCGGACCAACCTGGCCCTGACGGAGCAGGTCGCGGCGGCTGTTCGGAAAACGCCCGGAATCCGGCGCGTGCTCTTCGGCTCCACCACGCATGAGGCGAAGGAGAGTCCGTATCATGCATCGAAGCGGGAAGGGCGGGCGCGGTTCGACGCGCTCGCCGCGGAGCTCGGCATCGAGTCGGTCGGGGTTCTGATGCCGAATGCGTTCGGGCCCGGCGGCCGCCCCTTTTACAATTCTGTGGTCTCGACCTTCTGCAAGCTGCGGGCCGAGGGGCGTCCGCTTGAGGTGCATCCGGGCGCGGGCAGCGTGAAGCTGATTGCCGTCGATACCCTGGCCGAGGCGTTGTTCCGGCTCGCCGTGGAACCGGCACCGGAAAATCCGGCCGTGATTCCGCACGAATATGAAATGGAGGTTGCCGGGATCGCCCGGCTGCTCGAATCGTTCGATCCGGAAATTCGCCCGGAAGGGAAGTTCGAGTTCGATTTGTGGAAGTGTTTCAGAAGCTATATACGGTAA
- a CDS encoding Sec-independent protein translocase subunit TatA/TatB: protein MSMGWTELIVIFCVVLLFFGSKRIPEVARALGRASREFKNARDSVVDEVKESIAEPEKQDGRTVSERQLPDSGQKEK from the coding sequence ATGAGCATGGGCTGGACGGAACTGATTGTGATTTTCTGCGTGGTGCTGCTCTTTTTCGGCTCGAAACGGATTCCGGAAGTTGCACGTGCGCTCGGCAGGGCTTCACGCGAGTTCAAGAACGCGCGCGATTCGGTCGTGGATGAAGTGAAAGAGAGCATCGCCGAGCCGGAGAAACAGGACGGACGGACCGTTTCGGAGCGGCAGTTGCCGGACTCCGGTCAGAAAGAAAAATGA